The following proteins are co-located in the Flectobacillus major DSM 103 genome:
- a CDS encoding dihydrolipoamide acetyltransferase family protein, whose product MAQIEIIMPKMGESIMEATVLSWLKKVGERIEADDYLLEVATDKIDTEVPSSHSGVIKEILVQEGDIAVIGSPICIIETEGNADEPLPTEEAASTAIEAEIEEIQALTGIALDPTQASADSSPSRFYSPLVLSISKEEGISMQELNALKGSGLDGRVTKNDILAYINQRKKPIAAPVALPATPTYETPKAVPISISGQDEIVQMDRMRKMIAERMVDSKRIAPHVSSFVETDMTPVVLWREGIKNSFKKEYGENITYTPILIEAVVKAIKDFPKINASVDGDRIIYKKNINIGMAVALPNGNLIVPVIHNADSYNLIGLTKKVNDITKRARENKLKPEDLEGGTYTISNIGTFGNVMGTPIILQPQVAIMAFGAIQKKPAVIETPEGDLIGIRQKMFISHSYDHRIVDGSLGGQFVKRVSDYLEAFDLKRSLI is encoded by the coding sequence ATGGCTCAAATTGAAATTATCATGCCCAAAATGGGCGAAAGTATCATGGAGGCAACGGTGCTTTCTTGGCTCAAAAAAGTAGGAGAACGCATTGAAGCCGACGACTACCTACTGGAGGTAGCTACAGACAAAATTGACACCGAAGTACCTTCGTCGCATAGTGGCGTGATTAAAGAAATTTTGGTGCAAGAAGGTGATATTGCTGTAATTGGTAGTCCTATTTGTATTATTGAAACCGAAGGAAATGCCGACGAGCCTCTTCCTACCGAAGAAGCAGCCTCTACTGCCATTGAGGCCGAAATTGAGGAAATACAAGCTCTTACGGGTATTGCCCTCGACCCCACACAAGCCAGTGCCGATAGCTCCCCTAGCCGTTTTTACTCGCCTTTGGTGCTGAGTATTAGCAAAGAAGAGGGTATTTCTATGCAAGAACTCAATGCCCTAAAAGGAAGTGGCTTGGATGGCCGTGTTACCAAAAATGATATTTTAGCTTATATAAACCAACGCAAAAAGCCTATCGCTGCTCCTGTCGCTCTACCTGCAACACCTACTTACGAAACACCTAAGGCTGTGCCTATAAGTATTTCGGGGCAAGACGAAATCGTACAAATGGATAGAATGCGTAAGATGATAGCCGAAAGAATGGTTGATTCAAAACGTATTGCACCACATGTTTCGTCGTTTGTAGAAACAGATATGACACCTGTCGTATTATGGCGTGAAGGAATTAAAAATAGCTTCAAAAAAGAATATGGCGAAAATATTACTTATACGCCTATCTTGATTGAAGCTGTGGTAAAAGCTATCAAAGATTTTCCAAAAATCAATGCTTCCGTTGATGGCGACCGTATTATTTATAAAAAGAATATCAATATTGGTATGGCAGTGGCATTGCCTAATGGCAACTTGATTGTGCCTGTTATTCATAATGCCGATAGCTATAACCTCATTGGGCTTACCAAAAAGGTAAATGATATTACTAAAAGAGCAAGAGAAAATAAGCTCAAACCTGAAGATTTGGAAGGCGGAACTTATACTATTTCTAATATTGGTACTTTTGGCAATGTGATGGGTACGCCTATTATATTACAACCACAAGTAGCAATTATGGCTTTTGGAGCAATTCAGAAAAAGCCAGCTGTCATTGAAACCCCCGAAGGCGACTTGATTGGCATCCGTCAAAAAATGTTTATTTCTCACTCTTACGACCACCGTATTGTTGATGGTTCGTTGGGTGGACAATTTGTAAAACGGGTTTCTGATTACCTAGAGGCATTTGATTTAAAAAGAAGCTTAATCTAA
- a CDS encoding 16S rRNA (uracil(1498)-N(3))-methyltransferase, with protein MNLFYQPEIQSQQRLNEEESRHAVKVLRLQEGELIHVIDGKGGLFKCSILKAHDKKCELNILEYQSNFGVRNYYFHLVIAPTKNLDRIEWMIEKCVEIGIDEITFVQTRYSERKEVKLPRIEKIAVGAMKQSLKAFMPKINEMITWKEFLKKDLLATHNLIAHLEDGERHLLKNVPLAGESTCVLIGPEGDFSNDEITQALQKGFRAVSLGDSRLRTETAGLVACHTLNLINQ; from the coding sequence ATGAATTTATTTTATCAACCAGAAATACAATCTCAGCAACGATTGAATGAAGAAGAATCGAGGCATGCGGTAAAGGTGTTACGATTACAGGAAGGAGAGCTGATTCATGTAATAGATGGCAAAGGAGGGCTTTTTAAGTGTTCAATCTTGAAAGCACATGATAAAAAATGTGAGCTAAATATCCTCGAATATCAATCAAACTTTGGTGTAAGAAACTATTATTTTCATTTGGTAATAGCCCCCACCAAAAACCTTGATAGAATAGAATGGATGATAGAAAAGTGTGTTGAAATTGGAATTGATGAAATAACTTTTGTCCAAACACGTTATTCTGAAAGAAAAGAAGTTAAATTGCCAAGAATTGAGAAAATTGCAGTAGGAGCAATGAAACAATCGCTGAAAGCTTTCATGCCCAAAATCAATGAAATGATTACTTGGAAAGAGTTTCTCAAGAAAGATTTGCTTGCAACACATAACTTAATAGCACATTTGGAAGATGGCGAACGCCATTTGCTAAAAAATGTGCCACTTGCAGGTGAAAGTACTTGTGTGTTGATTGGGCCAGAGGGTGATTTCTCAAATGATGAAATCACACAGGCATTACAAAAGGGATTTAGAGCTGTTAGTCTGGGCGACAGCCGCCTCAGAACCGAAACAGCAGGATTGGTAGCTTGTCATACATTAAATTTAATTAACCAATGA
- a CDS encoding competence/damage-inducible protein A, whose amino-acid sequence MIKAEIITIGDEILYGQITDTNTQWISAELDKIGIRTVRKSSVGDTEESILSIFEEATKRANVILVTGGLGPTKDDITKKTFCKFFNTQMAVHPQALEDLKAFFQKRGREVTGLNLGQAELPLNAEYIHNKLGTAPGMWFEQNETVYISMPGVPYEMKGLMSDLILPKLQTFFKTPVIFHKIIRTVGIGESLLAEKIEDWEDALPSHIRLAYLPSMGSVKMRLTGFGSDMAVLEQEIDTEIQKVMPIIEEFVYALGEVELEEAVGKMLKARNLTVSTAESCTGGYLAHQFTKIAGSSAYYYGSIISYDNSVKINQLGVKEETLRDFGAVSEETVIQMAQNVRQLLHTDIGLATSGIAGPDGGTPEKPVGTIWIALATAEQTITQKLQLGGFREQNIHSTSINILNLLRKVLK is encoded by the coding sequence ATGATTAAAGCAGAGATTATTACCATTGGCGATGAAATTCTTTATGGACAAATTACCGATACCAACACCCAATGGATAAGTGCAGAATTAGATAAAATTGGCATAAGAACCGTTAGAAAATCGTCTGTTGGCGACACAGAAGAGTCTATTTTAAGCATTTTTGAGGAAGCAACTAAGCGTGCCAATGTAATTTTGGTAACAGGTGGCCTTGGCCCCACCAAAGACGATATTACTAAAAAAACGTTTTGTAAGTTTTTTAATACACAAATGGCGGTTCATCCGCAAGCGTTGGAAGACCTCAAAGCTTTTTTTCAGAAAAGAGGTAGAGAAGTAACAGGCTTGAACCTCGGACAAGCCGAACTGCCGCTCAATGCTGAATATATTCATAATAAATTAGGTACTGCCCCAGGTATGTGGTTCGAGCAAAACGAAACTGTTTATATTTCGATGCCAGGCGTACCTTATGAAATGAAAGGTTTGATGTCTGATTTAATTTTGCCTAAATTGCAGACATTTTTCAAGACCCCTGTTATCTTCCATAAAATCATCAGAACAGTAGGCATTGGCGAGTCGCTCTTGGCTGAAAAAATCGAAGATTGGGAAGATGCTCTGCCTTCACATATTCGATTGGCTTATTTGCCGTCGATGGGTAGTGTAAAAATGCGACTAACTGGCTTTGGTAGTGATATGGCCGTGTTAGAACAAGAAATAGATACAGAAATTCAAAAGGTTATGCCCATTATCGAGGAGTTTGTGTATGCCTTGGGTGAGGTTGAATTAGAAGAAGCCGTAGGAAAAATGCTAAAAGCCCGAAACCTAACGGTATCTACAGCCGAAAGCTGTACTGGTGGATATTTGGCTCATCAGTTTACCAAAATAGCTGGCTCGTCGGCGTATTATTATGGTAGTATTATTTCGTATGACAATTCTGTAAAAATTAACCAATTGGGGGTAAAAGAAGAAACGTTACGTGATTTTGGAGCGGTTTCGGAAGAAACAGTAATACAAATGGCTCAAAATGTACGACAACTTTTACATACCGATATTGGCTTGGCTACTAGTGGTATTGCTGGCCCCGATGGCGGAACACCCGAAAAGCCTGTTGGTACTATTTGGATTGCCCTGGCTACTGCCGAGCAAACTATTACTCAAAAACTACAATTGGGTGGTTTTAGAGAACAAAATATTCATTCAACTTCCATCAACATACTCAATTTACTACGAAAAGTTTTGAAATAG
- the gldC gene encoding gliding motility protein GldC translates to MKKSEINFQVTLDEQSIPEQIHWTATENPNEGVEETKAIFIGVWDHYHKGTLALPLWTKDMDVLEMKRFYIEVMGSVAESLVKATGDQKMAFQIDDLCRVLTKNLQEEIKAAQQPQA, encoded by the coding sequence ATGAAAAAATCAGAAATCAATTTTCAAGTAACATTAGACGAACAAAGTATTCCAGAACAAATTCATTGGACTGCCACCGAAAACCCTAATGAGGGTGTAGAGGAAACCAAAGCTATTTTTATCGGTGTTTGGGACCACTACCACAAAGGTACTTTGGCACTTCCTTTGTGGACCAAAGATATGGATGTTTTAGAAATGAAACGTTTTTATATTGAGGTAATGGGTAGTGTTGCCGAATCGTTGGTAAAGGCAACTGGCGACCAAAAAATGGCTTTTCAGATTGATGATTTATGCCGTGTTTTGACCAAAAACCTTCAGGAAGAAATCAAAGCTGCACAACAGCCCCAAGCCTAA
- a CDS encoding DUF4159 domain-containing protein: MYLKKHVQVCLVCILVVLLGFNQNVFGQASYKIAKMKYGGGGDWYCNKTSLGNLIKFCNSNLRMNIFPEEDIVEAGSPELFTYPFVHLTGHGNIVFSESEARNLRKYLISGGFLHIDDNYGLDKFIRREMKKVFPELNFVELPFNHPVYSQRFKFTNGLPKVHEHDGKAPQGFGLIWEGRLVCFYSYECDLGNGWEDQSVYNDPESVRQKALQMGANLLSFALTSF; the protein is encoded by the coding sequence ATGTATTTGAAGAAACACGTACAAGTTTGCTTAGTTTGTATTTTGGTAGTTTTGCTTGGTTTTAATCAAAACGTTTTTGGGCAAGCTTCTTACAAAATCGCCAAAATGAAGTATGGCGGTGGCGGTGATTGGTATTGTAACAAGACTTCATTGGGCAATCTTATCAAGTTTTGTAATAGTAATTTACGAATGAATATTTTCCCCGAAGAAGATATTGTTGAGGCTGGTAGCCCCGAATTGTTTACCTATCCATTTGTACACTTAACTGGACACGGAAACATCGTTTTTTCGGAAAGCGAGGCCAGAAATCTAAGAAAATATCTTATCAGTGGTGGCTTCTTGCATATCGACGATAACTATGGCTTAGATAAATTTATCAGAAGAGAAATGAAAAAAGTATTTCCCGAACTGAATTTTGTAGAATTGCCTTTTAATCATCCTGTTTATAGCCAACGATTTAAGTTTACAAATGGCTTACCAAAGGTACACGAGCACGATGGGAAAGCTCCACAAGGATTTGGCCTTATTTGGGAAGGACGCTTGGTTTGTTTCTATAGTTACGAATGCGATTTGGGCAATGGTTGGGAAGACCAATCGGTGTATAACGACCCCGAAAGTGTTCGACAGAAAGCTTTACAGATGGGTGCCAATTTGTTGTCATTTGCCCTCACCTCATTTTAG
- a CDS encoding ABC transporter ATP-binding protein, with protein sequence MLELKNITFSYQAEPVLKHISISFQSGNIYGLVGLNGSGKSTLLNCIAGFLFPTSGELLWQNKPLDRRQVAILETNNFFYSYLTGREILSIFASKIPSFDENQWAKIMDLPLDSLVEEYSTGMKKKLALLCILKLDREIIILDEPYNGLDLESSWVLTNIIKVLKEKGKVVIITSHILDTLRGVCDAILWLKDTKIEKVYQPEAFAEIDRELKESHINQPDLSKIL encoded by the coding sequence ATGCTTGAACTCAAAAATATCACTTTTTCCTATCAGGCAGAGCCCGTTTTAAAACATATTTCAATATCATTTCAAAGCGGTAATATCTATGGCTTAGTTGGCCTAAATGGTTCAGGGAAATCTACTTTGCTCAATTGTATTGCAGGCTTTTTGTTCCCAACAAGTGGCGAATTACTATGGCAAAACAAGCCCTTAGACAGAAGGCAAGTAGCTATCTTGGAAACCAATAATTTTTTTTATAGCTACTTAACAGGCCGAGAAATATTGTCAATTTTCGCCTCGAAAATACCTTCTTTTGACGAAAATCAATGGGCAAAAATCATGGATTTACCTTTGGATTCGCTTGTTGAAGAGTATTCGACAGGAATGAAAAAAAAGCTAGCTCTTTTATGTATTTTAAAGCTAGATAGAGAAATTATTATTTTGGATGAGCCTTACAATGGCTTAGATTTAGAATCTAGCTGGGTACTTACCAATATAATCAAGGTGTTGAAAGAAAAAGGAAAAGTGGTTATTATAACTTCCCATATTTTGGATACCCTTAGGGGTGTATGTGATGCCATATTATGGTTGAAAGATACCAAGATAGAGAAGGTTTATCAGCCAGAAGCATTTGCCGAAATAGATAGAGAACTAAAAGAAAGCCATATAAATCAGCCTGATTTGTCAAAGATATTATAA
- a CDS encoding acyl-CoA desaturase, whose amino-acid sequence MQLVLPAFIIHWYLSLFSQTFFLHRYSAHKMFLMNKFWERFFYFLTYVSQGSSYLSPRAYAILHRMHHAFSDTEKDPHSPHFSSNVFTMMWKTKDIYNALLNSKTKIEERFDHNYPYSNFIEKLGDHWASRIGWGVAYSVFYIVAYVYFDMHWAFFFLLPVHFLMGPIHGAIVNWSGHKYGYQNYDNQDKSKNSLVFDFLMLGELFQNNHHKLPNSMNFGSKWYEVDPTYPVIKVLTWLRIIKPNVKPADAKF is encoded by the coding sequence ATGCAATTGGTATTACCCGCATTTATTATTCACTGGTATTTGTCATTATTTAGCCAAACATTTTTCTTGCACCGCTATTCGGCTCATAAAATGTTCTTAATGAACAAGTTCTGGGAACGCTTTTTTTACTTTTTAACTTATGTATCACAAGGTTCATCATATTTAAGCCCACGTGCTTATGCTATTTTGCACCGTATGCACCACGCATTTAGCGACACAGAAAAAGACCCTCACTCACCGCACTTCTCAAGCAATGTTTTCACAATGATGTGGAAAACAAAAGATATTTACAATGCTTTGTTAAATAGCAAAACTAAAATAGAAGAGCGTTTTGACCATAATTACCCATATTCAAACTTTATTGAAAAACTGGGCGACCACTGGGCTTCAAGAATTGGCTGGGGTGTAGCTTATTCAGTATTCTATATTGTGGCTTATGTATATTTTGATATGCACTGGGCATTTTTCTTTTTGTTGCCTGTACACTTCTTGATGGGGCCTATTCATGGTGCTATCGTAAACTGGTCGGGCCACAAGTATGGTTATCAAAACTATGACAACCAAGATAAATCAAAAAACTCTTTGGTTTTTGATTTCTTGATGTTGGGCGAGTTGTTCCAAAACAACCACCACAAATTGCCCAATAGCATGAACTTCGGTTCTAAGTGGTATGAGGTTGACCCAACTTATCCTGTAATCAAAGTTTTGACTTGGTTAAGAATTATTAAACCCAATGTAAAACCTGCTGATGCAAAGTTTTAA
- a CDS encoding thioredoxin family protein — protein MKKIVLNLILLMIIANISNAQKGVNFVAGGNLRTVFDLAKMQNKAVFLEAYAPTCHVCIAFKPTFELPLVGDFYNRNYISYKLDVTTTEAQAFLQKQKIWIPSTPTLLFFDKEVKLLHIAVMGENTNTAQVVIDAAGKALDPKRRSTAYKASFQSGVRDPNFLIDYAFMARIMKDTTDNIAAMKAYASKIPSSQYTNNSNFLVLQKVIMDDENPIFTYMMTHLAEYNAKYDKALVKQTAENIIMYSLYSSRGSRSSVAKINQVKANLTKLGIDKKSIAGRVFREETTALFREGKPDQAIKVLESLIDSRTDKNAYLFLSNFVRARTADKNALAKAATWAAKAK, from the coding sequence ATGAAAAAAATTGTATTAAATTTAATATTGCTAATGATAATTGCTAATATTAGCAATGCTCAAAAAGGAGTAAATTTTGTTGCAGGGGGTAACCTCAGAACGGTTTTTGACTTGGCAAAAATGCAAAATAAGGCTGTTTTTTTAGAAGCCTATGCTCCTACTTGCCATGTGTGTATTGCCTTTAAACCTACCTTTGAACTTCCGTTGGTAGGTGATTTTTATAATCGTAATTATATTAGCTACAAGCTAGATGTAACCACAACCGAGGCTCAAGCTTTTTTGCAAAAACAAAAAATCTGGATTCCGTCAACTCCAACATTGCTTTTCTTTGATAAAGAGGTAAAACTATTGCACATTGCTGTAATGGGCGAAAATACCAATACCGCACAAGTAGTAATAGACGCAGCAGGTAAGGCCCTCGACCCCAAAAGAAGAAGCACAGCCTACAAAGCTAGTTTTCAGTCGGGTGTGCGAGACCCCAATTTTTTGATTGATTATGCCTTCATGGCCAGAATCATGAAAGATACTACCGACAATATTGCAGCAATGAAAGCTTATGCCAGTAAAATCCCAAGTAGTCAATATACCAATAATTCTAATTTTTTGGTTTTACAAAAGGTAATCATGGACGACGAAAACCCGATTTTTACGTATATGATGACGCATTTGGCCGAATATAATGCTAAATACGACAAGGCATTGGTGAAGCAAACGGCTGAAAATATTATTATGTACTCGTTGTATTCTAGCCGAGGAAGCCGTTCGTCGGTAGCAAAAATTAATCAGGTAAAAGCTAATTTGACCAAATTGGGAATCGACAAGAAGTCGATTGCTGGAAGAGTTTTTAGGGAAGAAACAACAGCTTTGTTTAGAGAAGGAAAGCCCGACCAAGCAATTAAGGTACTGGAAAGTTTGATAGATAGCAGAACCGACAAAAATGCCTATTTGTTTCTAAGCAATTTTGTAAGAGCAAGAACTGCCGATAAAAATGCGTTGGCCAAGGCCGCTACATGGGCTGCAAAAGCTAAATAA
- a CDS encoding Lrp/AsnC family transcriptional regulator produces MLDKTDSQILNLLQHNAKLTIKELAEALHLTTSPVFERIKRLEKEGVISGYVALVNAEKAGRGQIVFCNVSMPIYTTENIDTFEHLVKEMPQVLECYHLAGMVDYQLKVYVKDIKEYDNFLKQLAEIQIVKVHSSTVVLHDVKYSTVIPT; encoded by the coding sequence ATGCTGGACAAAACCGATAGCCAAATTCTTAACTTACTACAACATAATGCCAAACTAACCATCAAAGAATTGGCAGAGGCATTACATCTGACTACTTCGCCCGTTTTTGAGCGAATCAAACGACTTGAAAAAGAGGGGGTTATTTCTGGATACGTAGCCTTGGTAAATGCTGAAAAGGCTGGACGAGGGCAAATTGTGTTTTGTAACGTATCGATGCCGATTTATACTACCGAAAACATTGATACTTTCGAGCATCTGGTAAAAGAGATGCCACAGGTATTAGAGTGCTATCATTTGGCTGGCATGGTCGACTACCAGCTAAAGGTATATGTAAAAGACATTAAGGAATACGACAACTTCCTAAAACAACTTGCTGAAATACAGATTGTTAAAGTACATAGCAGCACTGTAGTTTTGCACGATGTAAAGTACTCTACTGTCATTCCTACTTAA
- a CDS encoding DUF4197 domain-containing protein, whose amino-acid sequence MRKIIIAVCFLGSVSSCQSQNWGNVLKQANDVLSSAKGGLTTEEISKGLKEALTVGIKNSSSQASALDGYLGNQTIKLLFPPEARKVEEKLRQIGLGSQCDKFITALNRGAEKAAGQAVPIFVDAITKMTIQDALGILKGDKDAATQYLKKTSTEALTNAFSPIMDEAINSTGATKLYGDIATTYNKIPFVGQKVNPDLKGYATQKAIDGLFLLVAQEEQKIRENPAARVTDLLKKVFGSNQ is encoded by the coding sequence ATGAGAAAAATTATTATTGCTGTATGCTTTTTAGGTTCTGTATCAAGTTGCCAGTCGCAAAACTGGGGAAATGTATTGAAACAAGCCAACGATGTATTGAGTAGTGCAAAAGGAGGCTTAACCACCGAAGAAATTAGCAAAGGCTTGAAAGAAGCCCTAACTGTAGGAATCAAAAATAGTTCATCTCAGGCTTCGGCATTAGATGGGTATTTGGGTAATCAAACAATAAAATTGCTTTTTCCGCCAGAAGCTCGCAAAGTTGAAGAAAAGTTACGTCAAATAGGACTAGGAAGCCAGTGTGATAAATTTATTACGGCCTTGAACCGTGGTGCCGAAAAAGCAGCAGGGCAAGCAGTACCTATTTTTGTGGATGCTATTACCAAAATGACAATTCAGGATGCCTTAGGAATATTGAAAGGCGATAAAGACGCTGCCACACAGTACCTCAAAAAAACTTCTACCGAAGCCCTTACCAATGCCTTTTCGCCTATTATGGACGAGGCCATCAATTCGACAGGGGCTACCAAATTATATGGCGATATTGCCACCACTTATAACAAAATTCCTTTCGTTGGGCAAAAAGTTAACCCAGATTTGAAAGGTTATGCAACTCAAAAGGCCATAGATGGGTTATTCTTATTAGTAGCTCAGGAAGAGCAAAAAATCAGAGAAAATCCAGCGGCTCGTGTCACCGATTTGCTCAAAAAAGTTTTTGGAAGTAATCAATAA